The proteins below are encoded in one region of Campylobacter rectus:
- the mog gene encoding molybdopterin adenylyltransferase, protein MKVKIGILTLSDRASEGKYDDLSGAAIKEVLDGWIKSEREYFYEVIPDEIELIKERLKHMIDVLGCDLVLTTGGTGPAPRDVTPEATEAVCEKMMPGFGELMRAASLKYVPTAILSRQTAGIKGHALIVNLPGQPKAIRECLEPVFPSIPYCIDLIGGAFIETDESVMKVFRPKQKKIS, encoded by the coding sequence ATGAAAGTAAAAATAGGCATATTGACATTGAGCGACCGCGCTAGCGAGGGCAAATACGACGATCTATCGGGCGCGGCGATAAAAGAGGTTTTGGATGGCTGGATAAAAAGCGAGCGCGAATATTTTTACGAGGTGATACCTGACGAGATCGAACTCATAAAAGAGCGCCTAAAGCATATGATAGACGTGCTAGGCTGCGATCTGGTGCTAACTACAGGCGGCACGGGGCCGGCTCCTCGCGACGTGACGCCGGAAGCAACCGAAGCCGTGTGCGAAAAGATGATGCCCGGCTTTGGCGAGCTAATGCGCGCAGCTAGCCTAAAATACGTCCCTACGGCGATCCTATCGCGCCAAACCGCAGGCATCAAAGGGCACGCGCTCATCGTAAATTTACCCGGCCAGCCAAAGGCGATCAGGGAGTGTCTGGAGCCCGTATTTCCGTCGATTCCATACTGCATCGATCTGATCGGCGGCGCATTTATCGAGACCGACGAGAGCGTGATGAAGGTCTTTCGCCCGAAACAAAAGAAAATTTCGTAA
- a CDS encoding AAA family ATPase — translation MRKFKLNKQKIIMILTAILAILLAVAVGRNQPKNIMYESYEKLLEGDMIASATVNGGELELTTKGGNKYIIVKDGVDMRALVQKVPVDLKKETPVLDEILAVLALIAICFVGLAVYARFKKQRLAAQNENQKANVYEYENIAASSVAPAISNVKFDDVAGIKDVKFELSEIVDFLKNPTKYKKFGIKMPKGVLMVGPPGVGKTLVAKAVAGEAGVPFFYQSGASFVQIYVGMGAKRVHELFLKAKAYAPSIIFIDEIDAVGKVRGGNRNDEREATLNQLLTEMDGFEDNSGVIVIAATNRIEMIDEALLRSGRFDRRIFLSMPDFTDRTEIVKSYLKDKNTSVEAQDVARISVGFSGAALSTLVNEAAINALRRGVEIIEFSDFESVLNKVLLGKKRILSYNDEEKRIQALYQGAKALAAYWFGIEFEKISLVEEQFMRPEREIESRSQMFARIKVCLAGMSALKMVKDDTFSNSNADIQKAREIAQNMVFEYGMGRTFTPSAAEAEELLQEAYAEVGTFLAGMKTQLERISEYIEIYESIDKDALSRIIKEYYN, via the coding sequence CAAAAGATCATCATGATTTTGACGGCTATTTTGGCGATCTTGCTAGCCGTTGCGGTAGGCAGAAATCAACCCAAAAATATAATGTACGAAAGCTATGAAAAGCTGCTAGAGGGCGATATGATCGCAAGCGCGACCGTAAACGGCGGCGAGCTGGAGCTCACGACTAAGGGCGGCAACAAATACATCATCGTAAAAGACGGCGTGGACATGCGCGCTCTGGTGCAAAAAGTGCCAGTCGATCTAAAAAAAGAGACGCCCGTGCTGGATGAAATTTTAGCCGTGCTAGCGCTGATAGCTATTTGTTTTGTGGGGCTTGCGGTTTATGCTAGGTTTAAAAAACAAAGACTAGCCGCTCAAAACGAAAATCAAAAAGCAAACGTCTATGAGTATGAAAATATTGCCGCTAGCTCGGTGGCTCCTGCTATCTCAAACGTCAAATTTGACGACGTGGCGGGCATAAAGGACGTTAAATTCGAGCTAAGCGAGATCGTGGATTTTCTAAAAAATCCGACGAAATATAAAAAATTCGGCATCAAAATGCCAAAAGGCGTGCTGATGGTCGGGCCTCCTGGCGTGGGTAAAACGCTAGTGGCAAAGGCCGTCGCGGGCGAGGCGGGAGTGCCGTTTTTTTACCAAAGCGGCGCGAGTTTTGTTCAAATTTACGTCGGTATGGGCGCAAAACGCGTGCATGAGCTGTTTTTAAAGGCTAAAGCATATGCGCCCTCCATCATCTTTATCGACGAGATCGACGCCGTGGGCAAGGTGCGCGGCGGCAACCGAAACGACGAGCGCGAGGCCACGCTAAATCAGCTGCTGACCGAGATGGACGGCTTTGAGGATAACTCCGGCGTCATCGTGATCGCCGCAACCAACCGCATCGAGATGATAGACGAGGCGCTACTGCGCTCGGGACGATTTGACAGGCGCATTTTCCTTTCGATGCCAGATTTTACCGACAGGACGGAGATCGTAAAGTCCTATCTGAAAGACAAAAACACGAGCGTAGAGGCGCAGGACGTAGCGCGTATCAGCGTCGGTTTTAGCGGGGCGGCGCTTTCTACGCTGGTAAATGAAGCCGCGATAAATGCGCTAAGACGCGGCGTCGAGATAATCGAATTTAGCGATTTTGAAAGCGTTTTAAACAAAGTCCTGCTCGGGAAAAAGAGGATTTTGAGCTACAACGACGAGGAAAAGCGCATCCAAGCGCTCTATCAGGGCGCAAAGGCCTTGGCGGCGTATTGGTTCGGGATAGAATTTGAAAAAATTTCGCTCGTCGAGGAGCAGTTTATGCGCCCCGAGCGAGAGATAGAGTCGCGCTCGCAGATGTTTGCTCGCATCAAGGTCTGTTTGGCGGGTATGAGCGCGCTAAAGATGGTCAAAGACGATACGTTTTCAAACTCCAACGCCGACATCCAAAAGGCCCGTGAGATCGCGCAAAATATGGTCTTTGAGTATGGCATGGGGCGTACCTTTACGCCAAGCGCGGCGGAGGCTGAGGAGCTACTGCAAGAGGCATACGCCGAAGTCGGGACGTTTCTAGCGGGGATGAAAACGCAGCTGGAGCGCATCAGTGAATATATAGAAATTTACGAGAGTATAGATAAAGACGCGCTTAGTAGGATAATAAAAGAGTATTACAACTAA